One Coprobacter fastidiosus genomic window, TCGAGCTAAAAGATACATCGGTGTCGAAGCTCTTACTGTAGTCACATCATAAGTTTCGATATAATAAATAACGTTCCGTATAGCATCCAATCCTTCTTGTACCGTATAATTGATTTCATGGTGAACCGTCCCGATATAGTCCGCGACTTTTTTAGCAGCCTTCAGATCCGGAGCGCCTTTCAAACCTACAGCGAAAGAGTGCAGTTGTGGCCACCAGGCATCCGTCTTACTGTCATTCTCTATCCGTTTTGCCGCATATTTTTTCGCAATAGCTGAGATTATCGAAGAATCCAAGCCTCCGGACAATAAAACTCCGTAAGGGACATCACTCATCAACTGCCGTTGTACAGCAGCTTCTAAAGACCTCTTTAAATCAGATATATCGACCGGGTTGTCTTTTACAGCATCATACTCCATCCAATCGCGAACATACCAACGCACTTGTTTTTTCTCTTTACTATAATAATAATGCCCCGGTAAAAAGGGTTCATAATGAACGGCATACCCTTCCAAAGCTTTCAACTCTGAAGCTACCATAATATGTCCGGCATTATCTGTACCTATATAGAGAGGGATAACCCCTATCGGATCACGGGCAACCAGATATTCATCTTTTTCCTCATCATATAACACAAAGGCAAATATCCCGTTCAGATCCTCAAGAAAATGAATTCCTTTTTTCCGATACAAAGCAAGTATCACCTCACAATCGGAACCCGTCTGAAATTCATACTCACCTTTTAACTGTTCACGAATCGCCAAATGATTGTAAATTTCACCATTCACCGTCAAAATGATTTTTCCGTCTTTACTCTTAAGCGGTTGTCCTCCTGACTGAGGATCTACGATCGAAAGCCTTTCATGCGCAAGAATCGCTTTCTCTCCGGTATAAATACCGGACCAATCCGGACCACGATGCCGCAACTTGTCGGACATTTTCAAAACTTGAGAACGTAATTTCGTTACATCTCCTGAAGCTATATCTAATACTGCTACTATCCCACACATATCATTTATTGTTATTTGGTTATTTTAAATATCGGTCTATGGCTTCAGCTGTCTTCTTTCCGGCAGCCATCGCTTTTACTACCAAACTTGCCCCCGTAGTCGCATCGCCACAAGCAAAGACCTTATCTACATTGCTTTTTTGTAAAGAATCGACAGCTATATTTTTCCGAGCATCCACAGTAAGCCCCAACTCGGAAACAATTCCCTCCAATGCAGGGTGTACAAAGCCCATTGCCAAAAATACCAAATCGGCATCAATGACCTCTTTTTTACCTGTCGGAAGCATCTGCATACGGCCATTTTCATCTCGTTTCCAAGTCACTTCTTCTACCTCTACGGCCTTTAGCCTATTCTTTTCACCGATAAATCTGATAGCATTCAACAACCAACGCCGTTCACAGCCTTCTTCATGCGAACTACTTGTTTTCAACACCATAGGATACATAGGCCAAGGTGTTTGCGGATTATCATGTACCGGAGGTTTCGGCATAATTTCTATCTGCGTTATTTTCGCAGCTCCATGACGATTGCATGTTCCGACACAATCCGAACCAGTGTCTCCACCCCCTATGACCAAAACTTTTTTTCCTTTAGCCGAAATCAAATCTTCAGATTGCGGAATAATACCTTCTAACACTCGATTTTGTTGTCCGAGCAATTCTAACGCAAAATATATACCTTTCATATCTCGTCCCTCAATCGGCAAATCTCTCGGGACTTCCGCACCGATTGCTATACACACGGCATCATACTTTTCAACCAAATCTTTTGCCGGAATATCTTTTCCGATTTCTGTATTCAAGACAAAATTGATTCCTTCTTCTCTCATAAGGCGAATACGGCGATCTATTACAACCTTACTTAATTTAAAGTTCGGAATACCGAAACGAAGCAGACCTCCAGGCAGCTCATGTTTTTCATACACGGTAACTTCATACCCTTTATGATTCAAACGATTCGCAACAGTAAGACCTGCTGGACCAGAACCGACCACAGCGACTTTTTTTCCGTTACGCTTCAGAGATACGGGTTTTACATATCCTTCCCTAAAAGCGGCCTCCATAATAGCGGCCTCGTTTTCCCGGATCGTGACAGGCTCATCCGCACTTAATTTCAACACACAGCTTTTTTCACATAATGCGGGACAGATGCGTCCTGTAAATTCCGGGAAATCGCAAGTTTCCGCCAATATCATATAGGCCTCCCGCCATTTTCCCCTATAAAGCAAGTCTTGCCATTCAGGTTGTTTATTCCCGACAGGACAAGCCCAATGGCAAAACGGCACACCGCAATCCATGCAACGAGATGCCTGATTTTTCCGATCAGCGCTATTTAATGTTTGTTCCACTTCACTAAAATCTTCGATACGATCATGTACCGGACGATATCCGGCTTCTTGCCGGTGTATAGTAAGAAATGCTTTCGGATTTCCCATTATATCTATTTTTTAACAATTCATCTAATAAACAACTAAAAATTAAGATATTGAAAGAGTATCAATAATCTCTTTGCATGTCAGCAATCTTCTGCTGCAATTTACGCATCTGCTCTTCCTGCAAGACTTTTTTATATTCAATAGGAACAACCTGAATAAATTGATCTGCATACTTATCCCACTCGTCAAGCATAACTTTTGCTAATTTACTCCCCGTATAATAATAATGCATACGGATCAGTTCGTGTAGCTCTTTCCGATAGCAGCTTTCTTCAATCAAAGATAGCTCTACCATCTCCATATTGCAGAAATAATCGAAATCATTATTTTTATTCCAAACATAAGCAACTCCGCCACTCATTCCGGCAGCGAAATTCCGTCCGGTAACACCTAAAACCACAACTCTTCCTCCGGTCATATACTCACAACAGTGGTCGCCTACCCCTTCAACAACCGCTATTGCTCCTGAATTGCGAACAGCAAAACGTTCTCCGACACGTCCATTTATAAACACCTCTCCCGATGTAGCGCCATAGAGTAATGTATTTCCTGCAATCGTATTCTCTTCAGCGATAAATGTAGAACGTATTGGAGGCATCAGGCTGATGCGTCCTCCACTCAATCCTTTCCCAAGATAGTCATTCGCTTCACCTTCGAGTTTGAAATGAACTCCATTTACCAAAAAAGCGCCGAAACTTTGTCCTGCAGAACCTTTGAATTTTACGTTCAACGTATGTTCAGGCAAACCTTCTCTTCCATATAAAGAAACAATGTGTCCCGACAACATAGCTCCTACAGAACGATCGGTATTGGCAATCGTATAATCTAAAGATATTTCTTTCCGAGATTCGATTGCCGCTGCAGCTTGTTGAATTATCTCTCTATCCTTTACATGATCGATACGATGATCTTGACTTTTTATCTGCCGAATTGCCGTCATTGCAGCTTGTTCAGGGAAATAAGTCAACCGTGAAAAATCGAGCAGGTCATACTTTGGGTTACTACGTATATCCTTTCTTTCCAACAAATCGGCACGTCCGATAATTTCATCTAAACTTGTAAATCCCATTTCTGCAAGATATTCCCGAACTTCTTCTGCAAGGAACGTAAAGAAATTCACCAAATATTCATGACGACCGTGAAAACGTTTGCGTAACTCTTTATCTTGTGTAGCAACTCCTACCGGACATGTATTCATGTGACACTTGCGCATCATAACACACCCGAGAACAATCAAAGCTGAAGTTGCAAAGCCAAACTCTTCTGCCCCAAGAAGAGCCATCAAGACAATATCCCTTCCGGTTTTCAATTGTCCGTCGGTTTGTAACCTCACCTGTCCGCGAAGTCCGTTCAATACGAGTGTTTGCTGAGTCTCACTTAACCCGATCTCAGGAGGCATACCGGCATATCTGATAGAACTGGCAGGACTAGCTCCCGTTCCTCCTTCAGCACCTGAAATGATAATTCGATCGGCCTTGGCTTTAGCAACTCCGGCAGCAATTGTTCCGACTCCGCTCTCAGAAACTAACTTGACGCTTATTTCCGCTTTGGGGTTCACATTTTTCAGGTCGAATATAAGCTGAGCCAAATCCTCAATCGAATAAATATCATGATGCGGTGGCGGAGAAATAAGGGAAATACCGGGAATGGAATGACGCGTCTTTGCAATGACTTCGTTCACTTTATAACCAGGCAGTTGTCCGCCTTCTCCGGGTTTAGCCCCTTGTGCCACTTTTATTTGTATTTCATCGGCATTCACCAAATATTCTGTCGTAACACCGAAACGTCCGGAAGCGACCTGTTTTATTGCCGAACGCATGGAAAGTCCGTTTTCCAAAGGAACGAAACGAACGGGATCTTCTCCTCCTTCTCCAGTATTACTACGTCCGCCAATTTTATTCATTGCCAAAGCTATTGTCTCATGAGCTTCTTTACTGATAGACCCGAAACTCATTGCTCCTGTAACAAAACGCTTCATAATATGCGAAACGGGTTCTACATCTTCGATAGGAATAGGATTCTTTTTAAACGTTAGAAAATCGCGTAAAAATACAGGATCACTCTTTTCATCGACACTATGTGTATATTCTTTAAATTTCTTATAACTGCCTAAACGTGTAGCTAACTGCAAAGCAGATATCGTTTCCGGATTCCATGCATGCTTTTCTCCGTCTTTACGATATGAATAAACTCCCCTATTCGGCAGAAAAGCACCTACATCTCCACCAAAAGCATCCCAATGAAACGCTGCCACATCAGAAGCGATCTCATCTAAACGAATACCTCCTATCGGTGTTGCCGTAGAGCCGAAATAACTCTTACTCAACTCGGCAGATAAACCGACTGCTTCGAATATTTTAGCTCCTCTGTAACTTCGGATCGTAGAAATGCCCATCTTGCTCATTACTTTGAAAAGGCCTTTACATATAGCTTTTACATAATTTTTTTCTGCCGTTTCGTAATTTAACTGGATTTCTTGTTTCCGAACCAATTCATCCAACACGGCAAAAGCCATATAAGGATTAATGGCACTTGCTCCATATCCCAATAATAAAGCAGCATGCATAACTTCTCTCATTTCTCCGGTCTCGACAATCAATGCCGTCTGAACACGCTTCTGTACAGAAATCAAATGATGATGTACTGCAGAAAGAGCTAATAATGAAGGTATAGGCGCATGTACTCTATCAACATTCTTGTCACTCAATACAATATAATTTACTCCATCATCGACTGCTTGTTCGGCACTCTTGCACAAATGATCAAGAGCATCACGCATACCGTTCTTTCCTTCAGCTACCTCATAAAGCATAGGTAACTTTATCGTATTGAAACCTTTGTAACGAATATTACACAGGATATCCAACTGAGTATTGCTCAATATGGGATAATTGAGTTTTACCATTTTGCAGTGAGATTCGCTCGGAACAAGAATATTGTTACCGACAGCTCCGATATACTCTGTCAGGCTCATGACCAGCTCCTCTCTTATAGGATCGATCGGAGGGTTAGTTACTTGTGCAAATTGTTGACGAAAATAATTATATAATAATTGCGGACGAGAAGACAATATTGCCAGAGGGGTATCATTTCCCATCGAAGATACAGGCTCTGCACCATTCACACTCATTGGTATGATAACACGCTCTATATCCTCTCGTGTATAACCAAATGCTCGTAACATACGGTCATAGTCGGTCACACGATGTTCAACTTTACGCCCGGATTTCAACTCATCAAGTTCAACCCGGTTAGCTGCCAACCATGTTCGATAAGGGAAAGCCTCTGCCAATTGTTTTTTTAACTCCCCATCATAATATATTTTCCCCTCTTCGGTATCGACCAATAATATTTTACCGGGCTGTAACCGCCCCTTTTCTTTTATCTCGTTCGCCTCAAAATCCATAACGCCGACCTCCGAAGCTACCACCATCATATCATTTTTAGTAATAAGATAACGAGCCGGACGTAGTCCATTCCGATCAAGCATTCCACCGGCATAACGTCCGTCCGAGAATAAAAGCGCAGCCGGACCATCCCACGGTTCCATAAGAATGCTATGGTACTCATAAAAAGCCTTGAGATCTTCGGATATAGGATTTTTTTCATTGAAACTTTCCGGTACAAGAATAGCCATTGCATGCGGAAGGCTCAATCCCGACATCACTAAAAATTCTAATACATTGTCCAATGAGGCACTGTCACTCATACCCGGCTGTATGATAGGACGAATGTCTCCTATATTATCTAATGCGGGAGATTCCAAAACACTCTCCCGAGCATCCATCCAAGCCCGGTTTCCCCGTATTGTATTGATCTCGCCATTATGAGCCAATAATCTGAACGGTTGAGCCAAACTCCATGTCGGGAAAGTATTGGTACTGAAACGAGAATGTACCAACGCCAAGCCGCTCGTGAAATAGTGATTAGTAAGATCGGTATAATAATACCTTAACTGTAAAGAGGAAAGCATACCTTTATAAATAATACTTCGGGAAGAAAGCGACACGATATAAAAATCCTTTTGTATCGTGTCATCCGACAAACGTATTTTCTTTTCAATCCGCTTACGAATGAGATATAACTTTTTCTCCAACTCTTGCTGATTATTACACCCTGTAATAAACACTTGACGCACATCAGGTTCTGTTGCTAAAGCCTCACGACCTAATATAGACGAATTTACCGGAACTTTTCTCAAATGCATCAATGTCAATCCCTCCCGCTCTATCTCGTCAATCATGATACTCAATATCATGTCCTGCAATTTTACATCTTTAGGAAGGAATATTAGCCCAGTACCATATTTCCCTTTTTCCGGAACTGGAATTCCCTGTAACAAAATAAACTCATGAGGAATCTGAAGCAAAATTCCTGCACCATCCCCTGTCTTATTATCAGCACCTTCAGCTCCTCTATGTCTCATATTCTCTAAAACCTTAAGAGCCGAATCGACCAAATCATGAGATTTGCCACCATGAATATTTACCAACATCCCGACACCGCAAGCATCATGCTCATAAGAAGTATCATACAGACCTCTTTCAATATTAATTTGATCCACTTTTTTCATTATTAAAATCATTTTGTTTTAATATAAGCAATAATATTAGCAAAATGTATTACAAATGTATTATTTTATTTCTTTATGAAATATCAGAAGTAAAAAAATCAATATAAAAAATATTTGTAAGAGAAACGGGTGGTTATATTTTAAAATATTATAGCATCAATTTATATAAAACATAAATTAAAATAGGATACTTTATAACAGATTGTCAAAATATAATTTAAGAAGAAAAAATATTAGCAAGAATCAAAAGTCAGTCTAAAAATTTGAACATATATTTTTCCAATGAAGAATTTAGAGTAGTTCTATCATTATTGTAAATTAGACAGTTATAAACAAAAATTCAAAAAAGTATATATAGAATTTGCAGAAACGAAAATAAAGCGTACCTTTGCAACGCATTTGGAAAAACAAATGCCCGCGATGATTCGCTAGCTCAGCTGGTAGAGCACAACACTTTTAATGTTGGGGTCCTGGGTTCGAGCCCCAGGCGGATCACTGAAAACAAAAGGAAAATAGAGCAAATCCCTGATAATCAAGCATTATCGGGGATTTCTTTTTTCTGGCAAATAGCAAAAAAACGCACTTTCAGGCATATTATCCGGGTCTAAATCGTGGGACTTTTTTTTCTCCGGTTTTAGTCCCACGATTTAGCTTATTTCTCATTGGTTTACAGCGTTTTGCATGGTTTTATTCTGGAAGGGAATACATAGTTTTGTAATTCTAAAAACGATGTGAAAATGGAAAGGAAGACTTTCAGCGTTTTGTTTTTTATCAAAAAGAGTAAGCTGCTGAAGAATGGAGAAGCGCCTGTTTGTATGCGTATTACGGTGAACGGCTGCATGGTGGATATTCTGGTAAAGCGCAGTTGTCCGGTAAATTTCTGGAATCAGGCGAAAGAGTGTTCTAGGGGGAAAGATCGGATGTCGGCAGAGTTGAACCGTTATCTGGCACTAACCCGTTCACGCATTCACCAAATTTACCGGGAGTTGGAAACGTCCGGAAAGACTATTACCGCCGACCTAATCCGTAAACTTTATTATGGAGAGGATGAAGGGAATAAAACCTTATTGCAGGTTTTCGGTGAACATAATGCGCAATGCCGTAATTTAATCGGCAAGGATTTTGTGAGTAAGACTGTACAGCGCTACGAAACGACTACACGTTACTTGTCGGAATTTATCAGAAAGGAATACCGGGTTTCGGATATTGCTTTGAATGATTTGGAGGCGGATTTTATTTCCCGGTTCGATGCTTTTTTAAAGATTGAGAAAGGTTGTGCGCAAAATTCGGCGATTACTCGTTTGAAGAACCTGAAAAAGATTATTCATCTGGCTTTGAAAAACGACTGGATCAGGAAAGATCCTTTTGCTTATTATCGGTTTAAGATTGAAGATACCGACCCGGAGTTTTTGACGATGGACGAGATTAAGGTTATTCTCAGCAAGGAATTTCCGATTAAACGTGTATCTCAGGTGCGGGATATTTTCGTGTTTTGTTGCTTTACGGGTTTGGCTTTCAGCGATGTAAAGGAGTTGTCTTCCGAACATGTGGTACGGGATAATAACGGCAATTTGTGGATCAGGAAAAAAAGGCAGAAAACCAGTGTTATGTGCAATATCCCGGTTTTACCGGTTGCGGCTTCGATTCTCGATAAGTATAAAGAAGTGGCGGGATGTACCGGTAAATTGCTGCCAGTATTGTGTAACCAACGAATGAATAGTTATTTGAAAGAGATTGCGGATATTTGTGGTATCGGTAAGAATTTGACAACGCATGTAGCGAGGCATTCTTATGCCACATCGGTTTGTCTGGCTAACGGGGTGAGTATGGAAAATGTAGCGAAGATGTTGGGGCATGCCGACACGTCTATAACCAAACACTACGCCCGGGTATTGGATCAGAGTATTTACAGGGATATGGAAAAGGTAAATAGTTTTTTATCTGATCTGGCTGTTTAGGTAATGGCGACGGACAACTTTTAGGGTTGTCCGTTTCTTTTTTTCAACTTATAGGGGCGGAAACATCCGCCCTTCATTGTTTTGGCATTTTTTCGGAAGATGATTATTTTTCGTTTTCCCGGTATGTTTCTATTTGCGATTTGCAGACTTCCGATACCACATCCCGCAATCTTTCCACTTTGGGGAGTATGGCATCGATATCTTCTTTTGTCACTACGAATTTAGGATTGTATCGGGCTTCGACATAGGCGAGCCGTAACAGCTCGAACAGCCGTTTTTCCTCCTTGGTGTTCCGGGGAAAGATTTTTCGCAGTTCGTCGGAGTATTTATGTGTCGCACCTAACAGTTTAGACAGATTGTGCTGTTTGCTGTTTTTTAGGGTATGGACTAATCGTAATGTATAAAACAGGTTTTCACAGGCTTGATGTAAATAAAAGGAGGCTCTTTTATAATTTCCTCTGCTATATGCATTAGCAACATCAACTAAAAATTCATTAGCTTCTTTAAACTTCTCATCAAAATACTCCTGCGCCTGTTGCCGGATTTCCTCAAAGTCGAGTTTCCGGGCACGTTCCAGTTTGTAGTTTCCACTATCGTATAACATAATTCCCTCTTTCTTTACATCGGTATAGAAATATCGCCCTTCCGACAGGTCGGAGTTCAGCTTCTCTATATCGTCATTAATAAATTGTATAGGGACTTGGTGATCGGGGCGTTTATAATACATCTGATCTACCGAATCGAGTATCTGCCCCGCTTCTTTCACATCGCTTTTGCTGGTTACCACCAGTATGTCATAGTCACTCATAAATGAGGTGAGGATGCCGAACTCGTCCCTTTCGTCATATTCTACATAAGTTCCTCTGGCGTAGCTTCCGTACAGGATGATCATTTCACACCGGGGAAGATTTTCTAACACCAGCGAAACGATTTGCTGTAGATCCTTACGGGCATATTCAGGCAGACGGGAAGTCGAGGTTTTCATCAGGAATCCTTTTTATGTTAAACAGGGTAAAGATACATGATTTTTTTCTTCTTTCGTTCCCGTCATTGCGTGAATTTCAGAGTTGGGGCTGTTTCTTTTCCCGGATGCCCAGCCACTCTTCCACTTTCCACCAGAGCATAACGGCCTGTCCGCTGAATCTCCACCAGCATACGGTAATCATTAAAGGTTTGTCGTAATCATACAGGTTCCTTATCTGCCAGTGGGGAGATTCCAGGGTGAATGTGAATTCGTGTCCGGTACGCAAAAGAAGGTGCAGTCCGACGGGAGTTTCCATTATGTATATGACCGACTCATACGGGATCGATTCTTCATATATCCCATAGGCGTAAATGAACTGCAATAGCTTTTGATAATAGCAACGTCTCTTTGGGAAAATGATTTCCGTATCGGACAAAGTCAACCCGTAATGCCTGAGATAAGGGCGTAATTTATCACAGACCTCGAGTTTTGAAACAGCCGGAAGTCTTTTCATGTAGCATAAAGCCCATTTCCTTTTTAAGATATTCATACGATAAAGATTTGAGTGAAACAATATCGATGCGTTTGTATCGAGCATCAGCCACTCCATCGTGC contains:
- the asnB gene encoding asparagine synthase B, yielding MCGIVAVLDIASGDVTKLRSQVLKMSDKLRHRGPDWSGIYTGEKAILAHERLSIVDPQSGGQPLKSKDGKIILTVNGEIYNHLAIREQLKGEYEFQTGSDCEVILALYRKKGIHFLEDLNGIFAFVLYDEEKDEYLVARDPIGVIPLYIGTDNAGHIMVASELKALEGYAVHYEPFLPGHYYYSKEKKQVRWYVRDWMEYDAVKDNPVDISDLKRSLEAAVQRQLMSDVPYGVLLSGGLDSSIISAIAKKYAAKRIENDSKTDAWWPQLHSFAVGLKGAPDLKAAKKVADYIGTVHHEINYTVQEGLDAIRNVIYYIETYDVTTVRASTPMYLLARVIKSMGIKMVLSGEGADEVFGGYLYFHKAPDAKAFHEETVRKISKLYLYDCLRANKSLSAWGVEGRVPFLDKEFLDVAMRLNPEAKMSPGKVIEKKILREAFSDMLPDEVVWRQKEQFSDGVGYSWIDSLKQLTSNLVSDEEMAHASEKFPVQTPMNKEEYYYRSVFEELFPSRSAALTVPSVPSVACSTAEALAWDEAFRNLNDPSGRAVKGVHADSY
- a CDS encoding glutamate synthase subunit beta, encoding MGNPKAFLTIHRQEAGYRPVHDRIEDFSEVEQTLNSADRKNQASRCMDCGVPFCHWACPVGNKQPEWQDLLYRGKWREAYMILAETCDFPEFTGRICPALCEKSCVLKLSADEPVTIRENEAAIMEAAFREGYVKPVSLKRNGKKVAVVGSGPAGLTVANRLNHKGYEVTVYEKHELPGGLLRFGIPNFKLSKVVIDRRIRLMREEGINFVLNTEIGKDIPAKDLVEKYDAVCIAIGAEVPRDLPIEGRDMKGIYFALELLGQQNRVLEGIIPQSEDLISAKGKKVLVIGGGDTGSDCVGTCNRHGAAKITQIEIMPKPPVHDNPQTPWPMYPMVLKTSSSHEEGCERRWLLNAIRFIGEKNRLKAVEVEEVTWKRDENGRMQMLPTGKKEVIDADLVFLAMGFVHPALEGIVSELGLTVDARKNIAVDSLQKSNVDKVFACGDATTGASLVVKAMAAGKKTAEAIDRYLK
- the gltB gene encoding glutamate synthase large subunit, with translation MKKVDQINIERGLYDTSYEHDACGVGMLVNIHGGKSHDLVDSALKVLENMRHRGAEGADNKTGDGAGILLQIPHEFILLQGIPVPEKGKYGTGLIFLPKDVKLQDMILSIMIDEIEREGLTLMHLRKVPVNSSILGREALATEPDVRQVFITGCNNQQELEKKLYLIRKRIEKKIRLSDDTIQKDFYIVSLSSRSIIYKGMLSSLQLRYYYTDLTNHYFTSGLALVHSRFSTNTFPTWSLAQPFRLLAHNGEINTIRGNRAWMDARESVLESPALDNIGDIRPIIQPGMSDSASLDNVLEFLVMSGLSLPHAMAILVPESFNEKNPISEDLKAFYEYHSILMEPWDGPAALLFSDGRYAGGMLDRNGLRPARYLITKNDMMVVASEVGVMDFEANEIKEKGRLQPGKILLVDTEEGKIYYDGELKKQLAEAFPYRTWLAANRVELDELKSGRKVEHRVTDYDRMLRAFGYTREDIERVIIPMSVNGAEPVSSMGNDTPLAILSSRPQLLYNYFRQQFAQVTNPPIDPIREELVMSLTEYIGAVGNNILVPSESHCKMVKLNYPILSNTQLDILCNIRYKGFNTIKLPMLYEVAEGKNGMRDALDHLCKSAEQAVDDGVNYIVLSDKNVDRVHAPIPSLLALSAVHHHLISVQKRVQTALIVETGEMREVMHAALLLGYGASAINPYMAFAVLDELVRKQEIQLNYETAEKNYVKAICKGLFKVMSKMGISTIRSYRGAKIFEAVGLSAELSKSYFGSTATPIGGIRLDEIASDVAAFHWDAFGGDVGAFLPNRGVYSYRKDGEKHAWNPETISALQLATRLGSYKKFKEYTHSVDEKSDPVFLRDFLTFKKNPIPIEDVEPVSHIMKRFVTGAMSFGSISKEAHETIALAMNKIGGRSNTGEGGEDPVRFVPLENGLSMRSAIKQVASGRFGVTTEYLVNADEIQIKVAQGAKPGEGGQLPGYKVNEVIAKTRHSIPGISLISPPPHHDIYSIEDLAQLIFDLKNVNPKAEISVKLVSESGVGTIAAGVAKAKADRIIISGAEGGTGASPASSIRYAGMPPEIGLSETQQTLVLNGLRGQVRLQTDGQLKTGRDIVLMALLGAEEFGFATSALIVLGCVMMRKCHMNTCPVGVATQDKELRKRFHGRHEYLVNFFTFLAEEVREYLAEMGFTSLDEIIGRADLLERKDIRSNPKYDLLDFSRLTYFPEQAAMTAIRQIKSQDHRIDHVKDREIIQQAAAAIESRKEISLDYTIANTDRSVGAMLSGHIVSLYGREGLPEHTLNVKFKGSAGQSFGAFLVNGVHFKLEGEANDYLGKGLSGGRISLMPPIRSTFIAEENTIAGNTLLYGATSGEVFINGRVGERFAVRNSGAIAVVEGVGDHCCEYMTGGRVVVLGVTGRNFAAGMSGGVAYVWNKNNDFDYFCNMEMVELSLIEESCYRKELHELIRMHYYYTGSKLAKVMLDEWDKYADQFIQVVPIEYKKVLQEEQMRKLQQKIADMQRDY
- a CDS encoding site-specific integrase, whose product is MERKTFSVLFFIKKSKLLKNGEAPVCMRITVNGCMVDILVKRSCPVNFWNQAKECSRGKDRMSAELNRYLALTRSRIHQIYRELETSGKTITADLIRKLYYGEDEGNKTLLQVFGEHNAQCRNLIGKDFVSKTVQRYETTTRYLSEFIRKEYRVSDIALNDLEADFISRFDAFLKIEKGCAQNSAITRLKNLKKIIHLALKNDWIRKDPFAYYRFKIEDTDPEFLTMDEIKVILSKEFPIKRVSQVRDIFVFCCFTGLAFSDVKELSSEHVVRDNNGNLWIRKKRQKTSVMCNIPVLPVAASILDKYKEVAGCTGKLLPVLCNQRMNSYLKEIADICGIGKNLTTHVARHSYATSVCLANGVSMENVAKMLGHADTSITKHYARVLDQSIYRDMEKVNSFLSDLAV
- a CDS encoding HEPN domain-containing protein — protein: MKTSTSRLPEYARKDLQQIVSLVLENLPRCEMIILYGSYARGTYVEYDERDEFGILTSFMSDYDILVVTSKSDVKEAGQILDSVDQMYYKRPDHQVPIQFINDDIEKLNSDLSEGRYFYTDVKKEGIMLYDSGNYKLERARKLDFEEIRQQAQEYFDEKFKEANEFLVDVANAYSRGNYKRASFYLHQACENLFYTLRLVHTLKNSKQHNLSKLLGATHKYSDELRKIFPRNTKEEKRLFELLRLAYVEARYNPKFVVTKEDIDAILPKVERLRDVVSEVCKSQIETYRENEK